From the Nonlabens marinus S1-08 genome, one window contains:
- a CDS encoding RNA polymerase sigma factor, translating to MKVIQLYTNEKKLIEKAAQGDRKSQRRLYDKHAGKMLSVCRQYVSPLESAEEIMLNGFFKVFTKLESFQHEGSFEGWVRRIMIRECLNSLRKKDPFKWSAAIDEEKLEEEPVDDDDDVPLDTIQECIDQLPDGYKSVFVMYAIDGLKHREIAMMLDISENTSKSQFRKARLMLQEQLIDLKKKRYEA from the coding sequence GTGAAAGTGATTCAACTTTATACCAACGAAAAAAAGCTGATTGAAAAAGCTGCGCAAGGCGATCGCAAATCGCAACGCAGACTTTACGATAAGCACGCTGGTAAAATGTTGAGCGTTTGCAGGCAATACGTCTCTCCTCTTGAGAGTGCAGAAGAGATCATGCTCAACGGTTTTTTTAAAGTCTTTACAAAATTGGAATCATTCCAGCACGAGGGAAGTTTTGAAGGTTGGGTAAGACGTATCATGATAAGAGAATGTTTAAATTCTTTGCGTAAAAAAGATCCCTTCAAATGGAGTGCCGCCATTGACGAGGAAAAATTAGAAGAAGAACCTGTTGATGACGATGACGATGTCCCGTTAGATACCATTCAAGAATGCATCGATCAATTGCCAGATGGCTACAAAAGCGTTTTTGTGATGTATGCCATTGATGGATTGAAACACAGGGAGATTGCGATGATGCTGGACATAAGTGAGAATACGAGCAAGTCACAGTTCCGTAAAGCGAGATTGATGTTACAGGAACAGTTAATAGATTTAAAAAAGAAGCGCTATGAAGCTTAA
- a CDS encoding fasciclin domain-containing protein produces MKFTQVLSFALIAGTLTLTSCKDEEKEQMEAEKLEMEQRTADSLAMEEEKMMERDAMAVTVGGAKMYPDMTIVENASKADNLTTLVAAVQAAGLVETLNSEGPFTVFAPTNDAFAALPAGTVDTLLKPENKETLSGILTYHVVSGNVDAASLIQMIEENNGKATLTTVNGGALTAAVVDGQVVLTDAKGGKSTVVIADVKQSNGVVHAVNAVLMPAK; encoded by the coding sequence ATGAAATTTACACAAGTATTAAGTTTTGCTCTTATTGCAGGAACGTTAACACTAACATCCTGTAAAGATGAGGAAAAAGAACAAATGGAAGCTGAAAAACTAGAGATGGAGCAACGTACTGCTGACTCTTTAGCTATGGAAGAAGAAAAAATGATGGAACGTGATGCTATGGCTGTTACTGTAGGTGGTGCAAAAATGTACCCAGACATGACGATCGTAGAAAATGCATCAAAAGCTGATAACCTTACTACACTAGTTGCTGCTGTACAAGCTGCAGGTCTTGTAGAAACGTTGAACAGTGAAGGACCATTTACTGTATTCGCTCCTACTAATGACGCTTTTGCTGCACTTCCAGCTGGAACTGTAGACACTCTATTGAAGCCAGAAAATAAAGAAACTCTTTCTGGAATCTTAACTTACCACGTAGTTAGTGGAAATGTAGATGCAGCTTCATTGATCCAAATGATCGAAGAGAACAATGGTAAAGCTACTTTAACCACTGTAAATGGTGGAGCTTTAACTGCAGCTGTAGTTGATGGACAAGTAGTACTTACTGACGCTAAAGGTGGTAAATCTACTGTAGTAATCGCAGATGTTAAGCAATCAAATGGTGTAGTACACGCAGTAAATGCTGTATTGATGCCAGCGAAGTAA
- the era gene encoding GTPase Era, translating into MEHKAGFVNIVGNPNVGKSTLMNALVGERLSIITSKAQTTRHRILGIVNGEDFQMVLSDTPGIMKPAYKLQESMMDFVKNAFEDADCILYMVELGEKELKNEEFEKRLTFAEVPVIVLINKIDKGNEEQLTEALEHWKQRLPKAEIFAISALENFGVPQLLNRIIEILPVSPAYYPKDVLTDKPERFFVNESIREKILIHYKKEIPYSVEIDTEEFFEDETIIRIRSVIMVERETQKGIIIGHKGTAIKRVGVEARKDLEKFFGKQVHLELYVKVNKNWRSDEKQLKRFGYKGENK; encoded by the coding sequence ATGGAGCATAAAGCAGGATTTGTAAACATCGTAGGAAACCCTAATGTGGGTAAAAGTACATTGATGAATGCGCTAGTAGGCGAGCGTTTGTCAATCATTACTAGTAAAGCACAAACAACCAGACACCGTATTCTGGGCATTGTTAATGGTGAGGATTTTCAGATGGTCTTGAGTGATACTCCTGGAATCATGAAGCCGGCCTACAAGCTTCAAGAAAGTATGATGGATTTTGTCAAGAATGCTTTTGAAGATGCAGATTGTATTCTTTACATGGTAGAGCTAGGCGAGAAGGAGTTAAAAAATGAAGAGTTTGAGAAGCGACTGACTTTTGCAGAGGTTCCTGTAATTGTATTGATCAATAAAATTGACAAGGGGAATGAAGAGCAGTTGACTGAGGCACTGGAACACTGGAAACAGCGACTTCCTAAAGCTGAAATTTTTGCAATAAGTGCGCTAGAAAACTTTGGAGTACCACAATTGCTGAATCGCATCATTGAGATTTTACCCGTTTCTCCAGCTTATTATCCTAAAGATGTTCTCACAGATAAACCAGAACGCTTTTTTGTCAATGAGAGCATTCGTGAAAAAATATTGATTCATTACAAAAAAGAAATACCATATTCCGTAGAGATTGATACAGAGGAGTTTTTTGAGGATGAAACTATCATACGCATCCGGTCTGTGATTATGGTCGAGCGGGAAACCCAAAAAGGGATCATCATAGGGCACAAGGGAACTGCTATTAAAAGGGTAGGAGTAGAAGCAAGAAAAGATTTAGAAAAATTCTTCGGTAAACAGGTGCACTTAGAATTATATGTCAAAGTAAACAAGAACTGGCGCAGCGACGAGAAGCAGTTAAAGAGGTTTGGTTACAAGGGAGAGAACAAATAA
- a CDS encoding OmpA/MotB family protein has translation MNNKLTKAVGTLTIAAVLVSCVSKKKYNELEIDYNNTRSELLKTRVEKEDLEAKFAAIETRVDRYNSKIASLQSEKEGMLVTSNNGEFAVSEKNKQAMRRTLQNVPAEQLATATTLKDSLNLAISYKMSQRLQGENAGKNVDMRIENTVVMIEIADNLLFNDSSYKVGNKADDILSKIAAVVNSEPSLEILVEGHTDSRTVKEGSYVKDNWDLSTERAAAIARRLSSKFNVPEEQLIVAGRSSFDPLVANDSRENRAKNRRTQIVIMPNLDKFFAMLDSDLAVLDASQQ, from the coding sequence ATGAATAACAAGTTAACAAAGGCTGTTGGTACCCTAACCATTGCAGCCGTTCTCGTAAGTTGTGTCTCTAAAAAGAAATACAACGAATTAGAAATCGATTACAACAACACTAGATCAGAGTTGCTCAAAACTCGAGTCGAAAAAGAAGATCTAGAAGCAAAGTTTGCTGCGATTGAAACTAGAGTAGATCGCTACAATTCTAAAATTGCTTCTTTACAAAGTGAGAAAGAAGGAATGCTCGTAACCTCCAACAATGGAGAGTTTGCTGTTTCAGAGAAAAACAAGCAAGCGATGCGTCGCACCCTTCAAAATGTGCCAGCGGAGCAACTAGCAACTGCTACTACATTAAAAGACAGTCTTAATCTGGCTATCAGTTACAAGATGTCGCAACGATTACAAGGTGAAAACGCCGGTAAGAATGTCGACATGAGAATCGAGAATACCGTCGTAATGATAGAGATTGCTGACAATCTTCTATTCAATGACAGTAGTTATAAAGTAGGAAATAAAGCAGACGACATTCTTTCTAAGATCGCGGCCGTTGTTAATTCTGAACCATCTCTAGAAATCCTAGTGGAAGGTCATACAGATAGCCGTACGGTAAAAGAGGGCAGTTATGTAAAAGATAACTGGGATCTAAGTACCGAAAGAGCTGCGGCTATAGCTCGTAGATTAAGTTCTAAATTCAATGTGCCAGAAGAGCAATTAATTGTTGCTGGTAGATCTAGTTTTGATCCACTTGTGGCTAATGATAGTAGAGAGAACAGAGCCAAAAACCGACGTACTCAAATCGTTATCATGCCTAATCTAGACAAGTTTTTTGCGATGCTGGATAGCGACCTAGCCGTTTTAGACGCTTCACAGCAATAA
- a CDS encoding porin family protein — protein sequence MKKQLHFITIILMLAGTLAAYAQNKSTLDDLYKVTDTINGEPRTIYYESEKIYESIQATKRKNIDALVEKKRIYESNQRTQLAERIEEIDERVNKIDAYTQEMAQRDKEGTAEQFAERINKHNRLIDAQIEFEKVTTKLSNGEGNAVVADFGDGVNIRIKNRNKEADKNVNTTSGLSLGFGYNFINGDDLGIDDFSYANNNYFSVGVYWLTALNKSQTVRFKYGIEYQSQGTELNGNRAFTISDPDNTQIQRLSFDADKAKFRQDQLVFPLHFEIGGTNRKEYEDGRVRFDNYKKFKIGLGGYAGFNMSSRLKYKYELSGDDIKQTTINAFDNNVLLYGVDAYVGIDDFSIFGRMALNDIFDTGSVDGQYMAFGVRWNW from the coding sequence ATGAAAAAGCAATTACACTTTATAACTATCATTTTAATGCTGGCTGGCACGCTTGCAGCTTACGCGCAGAATAAATCGACGCTAGACGACCTATATAAAGTAACCGATACGATAAACGGAGAACCAAGAACTATTTACTATGAATCAGAAAAGATATATGAAAGTATTCAAGCAACAAAGCGTAAAAATATAGATGCATTAGTAGAGAAAAAGAGGATTTATGAATCTAATCAAAGGACACAACTTGCTGAACGAATAGAGGAAATAGATGAAAGAGTTAATAAAATAGATGCCTATACGCAGGAAATGGCTCAAAGAGACAAAGAAGGTACTGCAGAACAATTTGCCGAAAGAATAAATAAGCACAATCGATTAATTGACGCTCAAATAGAATTTGAAAAGGTGACCACTAAACTGTCTAATGGAGAAGGCAACGCTGTGGTTGCAGATTTTGGAGACGGAGTGAATATTCGCATTAAAAATCGCAATAAAGAGGCAGATAAGAACGTCAATACCACCTCTGGACTTTCTTTAGGTTTCGGGTATAACTTTATTAATGGCGATGATTTAGGCATTGATGATTTTAGCTATGCAAATAATAACTATTTCTCGGTAGGTGTTTATTGGCTAACAGCCCTTAATAAAAGTCAAACCGTAAGGTTCAAGTATGGTATCGAATATCAAAGCCAGGGCACTGAGCTCAACGGTAACAGAGCGTTCACGATTAGTGACCCAGATAACACACAGATTCAGCGACTGAGTTTTGATGCAGATAAAGCAAAATTTCGTCAAGATCAATTGGTTTTTCCCTTACATTTTGAAATAGGAGGAACTAATCGCAAAGAGTATGAAGATGGACGTGTGCGTTTTGATAATTACAAGAAATTCAAAATTGGATTGGGTGGGTACGCAGGTTTTAACATGAGTTCTAGATTAAAATATAAATATGAATTGTCTGGTGACGATATCAAGCAAACCACTATTAATGCATTTGATAATAACGTGTTGCTATACGGTGTAGATGCCTATGTGGGGATTGATGATTTCAGCATATTCGGTCGAATGGCACTTAATGATATATTTGACACAGGGTCAGTAGATGGACAGTATATGGCATTTGGAGTCCGTTGGAATTGGTAA
- a CDS encoding response regulator → MNILIADHHPVFRRGLKCMLKGDKNFNFKGKVEDGRFLINEIQKHHPDIIILEIDLPNSNGVGTLRQIRSHFPEVKILVVSCHPEEIYAISAVKAGANGFIAKTRTVKEIKSALFTICKGDNFLSDNIKKKESSDSRKAEILKFKTLSTREIEVLNLLSRGKRNKEIAQDLSINEKTVSTYKTRLLKKLNVDNIADLIHQSRLLQITD, encoded by the coding sequence ATGAATATTCTTATAGCTGATCACCATCCGGTATTTCGTCGAGGATTAAAATGCATGTTGAAGGGTGATAAAAACTTCAACTTTAAAGGTAAAGTAGAAGATGGTAGATTTCTTATCAATGAAATTCAAAAGCACCATCCTGATATTATCATTTTAGAAATTGACCTACCTAATTCTAATGGGGTAGGAACTTTAAGACAAATACGCAGTCATTTCCCAGAGGTAAAGATTCTCGTTGTAAGCTGTCATCCTGAAGAGATCTATGCGATATCTGCAGTTAAAGCAGGAGCAAATGGTTTTATCGCTAAAACTCGAACAGTAAAAGAGATTAAAAGCGCGTTATTCACTATTTGTAAAGGGGACAACTTCCTATCTGACAACATTAAGAAAAAAGAAAGCAGTGATTCTCGAAAAGCCGAGATCTTAAAATTCAAAACTTTATCTACTCGTGAGATTGAAGTATTGAATCTTCTATCCCGTGGAAAGCGTAACAAAGAGATTGCTCAAGATCTTTCCATTAACGAGAAAACAGTCAGCACTTACAAAACAAGGTTGCTCAAAAAGCTAAATGTGGATAACATAGCAGACTTGATCCACCAATCTCGATTACTACAAATTACAGATTAA
- the dnaG gene encoding DNA primase — translation MISRTTVDAVFDAARVEEVIGDFVQLKKSGSNFKGLSPFTDERSPSFMVSPVKQIWKDFSSGKGGNAVTFIMEHEHFTFPEAIKYIAKKYGIEVEETEQSDEQKQMQDEKESMFLVSKFAAEWFAGQLKTDEGRSIGYSYFKERGFTEETINYFQLGYSPEQWSAFTDAAIKAGYKLEFLEKTGLTIVKDDKQFDRFKGRVMFPIRSMSGRVLGFGGRILNSEKKAAKYLNSPQSEIYDKSKVLYGIYEAKQEMAKEDLCYLVEGYTDVIQLYQAGIQNVVSSSGTALTTEQIRLISRLTKNITVLYDGDAAGLRAAIRGIDLILEAGMNVRVCTFPEGEDPDSFAKSHTESEIKEFLKDNAVDFIRFKSGLLKKEAVGDPIKKAGMIREIVQSIAKIPDDISREIYVRESAAILEIGEDVLFSTLAQMRSSEITEVRKKQKREQESQGMQKVADAPATKAVDRREVLERNIIRILLLYGEREEVFDEEYLQEPDGGDLVVEKKKDTMLVYEKVYVDLQNDEIEFSNDSFKKLYPKLIDVLLLQGRIDVNTVMTELSDEEAQLVADLIMDEDRYQLSRWDERQIFVKQKEDTVATYLMDTILNFRRLMIDTKIQSMMAQMTDDEVERLEIMSQIKDNLVLHRYLGKRLNRVV, via the coding sequence ATGATCTCACGTACTACAGTTGATGCCGTTTTCGACGCCGCCAGGGTAGAAGAAGTCATTGGTGATTTTGTACAACTTAAAAAATCAGGAAGTAATTTCAAGGGGCTTAGTCCTTTTACTGACGAGCGCTCCCCCAGTTTTATGGTGTCGCCGGTAAAACAAATTTGGAAGGATTTCTCATCTGGTAAAGGGGGGAATGCAGTGACCTTCATCATGGAGCACGAGCATTTTACTTTTCCAGAAGCGATCAAATACATCGCTAAGAAATATGGGATTGAAGTGGAAGAAACGGAGCAGTCCGACGAGCAGAAGCAAATGCAGGATGAGAAAGAGTCCATGTTTCTGGTTTCTAAATTTGCAGCCGAATGGTTTGCAGGCCAACTCAAAACTGACGAAGGCCGCAGTATAGGTTACAGTTATTTCAAAGAGCGAGGTTTCACAGAAGAGACCATCAATTATTTTCAGCTAGGCTATTCGCCAGAGCAGTGGAGCGCTTTTACAGATGCTGCTATTAAAGCAGGCTATAAGCTGGAGTTTTTAGAAAAAACTGGCTTGACCATCGTTAAAGACGACAAGCAGTTCGACCGATTCAAAGGTCGGGTAATGTTCCCTATACGCAGCATGTCTGGTAGAGTTTTGGGCTTTGGAGGTAGGATTCTAAACAGTGAAAAGAAAGCTGCAAAATATCTAAACTCACCGCAAAGTGAGATTTATGACAAGTCAAAAGTTCTGTACGGTATCTATGAAGCCAAGCAAGAAATGGCTAAAGAAGACTTGTGCTATCTAGTAGAAGGATATACTGATGTCATCCAGCTCTATCAGGCAGGAATTCAAAATGTGGTGTCCAGTTCTGGAACTGCTCTGACCACGGAGCAAATACGATTGATCAGTAGACTAACTAAAAACATAACCGTCCTCTACGATGGGGATGCCGCTGGATTGCGAGCTGCGATACGTGGGATTGATTTGATTCTAGAAGCTGGAATGAATGTACGTGTTTGCACTTTTCCTGAAGGTGAGGATCCAGACAGTTTCGCAAAATCCCACACGGAATCTGAGATCAAAGAGTTTCTGAAAGATAATGCCGTGGACTTCATACGCTTTAAGTCCGGTCTTTTGAAAAAAGAAGCGGTTGGCGACCCTATCAAGAAGGCAGGGATGATCCGGGAGATTGTGCAAAGCATTGCTAAAATCCCAGATGATATTTCCCGTGAAATCTATGTACGAGAAAGTGCTGCTATTCTTGAAATAGGGGAAGACGTTTTGTTTTCCACTCTTGCTCAAATGCGCAGTTCTGAAATTACAGAAGTTCGCAAAAAGCAGAAACGCGAGCAGGAGTCTCAAGGAATGCAAAAAGTAGCAGATGCTCCGGCAACAAAAGCTGTGGATCGCCGGGAAGTCCTAGAGCGCAACATCATTAGAATCTTACTACTTTACGGAGAACGTGAAGAGGTTTTTGATGAAGAATACCTACAAGAACCAGATGGTGGTGATCTGGTAGTTGAGAAAAAGAAAGACACGATGCTTGTCTATGAAAAAGTGTATGTCGATCTGCAAAATGATGAAATTGAATTTTCTAACGATTCTTTTAAAAAGCTGTACCCTAAATTAATTGACGTTCTCTTATTGCAAGGTAGAATTGATGTGAATACGGTGATGACAGAATTGAGTGATGAAGAAGCCCAGTTAGTAGCAGATCTTATTATGGACGAAGATCGATATCAATTAAGCCGCTGGGATGAACGACAGATATTTGTAAAACAAAAGGAAGATACGGTGGCAACTTATCTAATGGATACGATATTGAATTTCCGTAGGTTGATGATTGATACAAAAATTCAATCGATGATGGCTCAAATGACTGATGATGAGGTAGAACGCTTGGAAATAATGTCTCAGATAAAAGACAATTTAGTCCTTCACCGTTATTTAGGAAAACGATTGAATAGAGTCGTTTAA
- a CDS encoding mechanosensitive ion channel family protein encodes MMTFLQEAAQQTSKTAQTGTEIKDSGELIWDQLAGWYNSFIAHLPNIGIAIVVLLLAYFTSKYIDKGIQRLLQGRVSQASVRRLAGKAVAIVVVIAGIFIAMSVLDLNDVVQGIIAGAGISGLVIGLALQGSMSNVISGIILSFRKEVRVGDWIETSDFSGEVMEIQLDKFLIKQADNNMVVIPNKTIIDNPLKNFTLTPRMRVVVSCGVGYKMDLEFCKKLAIDAITEKFEQKDGEEVEFFYQEFGDSSINFIIRFWVDATKKKQNLQAQSDAILAIKKVYDANDINIPFPIRTLEFNNKLQMDGTAPTEGE; translated from the coding sequence ATGATGACATTTTTACAAGAAGCAGCACAACAAACTTCAAAGACTGCCCAAACTGGCACTGAAATTAAAGATAGCGGCGAATTGATCTGGGATCAATTGGCTGGATGGTACAACTCCTTCATAGCTCACTTACCTAATATAGGTATTGCAATCGTTGTATTACTCCTTGCCTATTTTACCTCAAAGTATATTGATAAGGGTATTCAACGGTTGCTACAAGGGCGTGTGTCGCAGGCAAGCGTGCGCAGACTTGCCGGTAAGGCTGTTGCCATAGTGGTAGTGATCGCCGGGATATTTATTGCCATGAGTGTCCTAGATCTCAATGATGTCGTTCAAGGTATTATTGCTGGTGCTGGTATCTCTGGACTGGTAATAGGCTTGGCGCTTCAAGGCTCGATGTCTAATGTTATTAGTGGTATCATATTGTCTTTCCGAAAGGAGGTACGTGTAGGCGACTGGATAGAAACCTCTGATTTTTCAGGTGAGGTGATGGAAATCCAATTGGATAAATTTCTTATCAAACAAGCCGATAATAATATGGTCGTCATTCCTAACAAGACCATTATTGATAATCCATTAAAGAACTTTACACTTACCCCTAGAATGCGTGTGGTGGTAAGCTGTGGTGTAGGTTATAAAATGGATCTTGAGTTTTGTAAAAAACTAGCAATAGACGCCATAACAGAGAAATTTGAACAGAAAGATGGTGAAGAGGTGGAATTTTTCTATCAGGAATTCGGCGATAGTAGCATCAATTTCATCATAAGATTCTGGGTGGATGCCACTAAGAAAAAACAGAATTTACAAGCACAAAGCGATGCGATACTTGCCATCAAGAAAGTGTATGATGCAAACGATATCAATATTCCTTTCCCTATCCGCACTTTGGAATTCAATAATAAGTTGCAGATGGACGGCACCGCGCCTACAGAAGGTGAGTAA
- a CDS encoding ester cyclase, whose protein sequence is MKLWNTTAAILIVAFFISCDQKVEEKETTTNNLEETIRETNEIRYQAWNTGNPDLMEAQLSDDFVRYANGDIEFEGKSGYTNLMNMYLTGFPDLHFEYELVAVKNNKSFTKWTATGTNAGMFNGAPATGNQIMVHGFSVITYNDEGKIIKEEAYMDNLKAYTSIGYSLAPPNVD, encoded by the coding sequence ATGAAACTATGGAATACCACCGCAGCGATCTTAATTGTAGCATTCTTCATTTCTTGTGACCAAAAGGTTGAAGAGAAAGAAACTACAACAAATAACCTGGAAGAAACGATACGAGAGACTAATGAAATTAGGTATCAAGCCTGGAACACTGGCAATCCTGATTTAATGGAGGCACAACTGAGCGATGACTTTGTGCGTTATGCAAATGGTGATATTGAGTTTGAAGGTAAATCTGGTTATACAAATTTGATGAACATGTACCTGACCGGATTTCCAGACCTACACTTTGAGTACGAGCTCGTGGCTGTAAAGAACAATAAAAGCTTTACCAAATGGACTGCCACAGGTACAAATGCGGGAATGTTTAATGGAGCACCGGCTACGGGTAACCAGATCATGGTTCATGGCTTTTCTGTCATTACCTATAATGATGAAGGTAAAATTATTAAGGAAGAAGCCTATATGGACAACTTAAAAGCTTATACCAGCATCGGTTACTCTCTAGCGCCACCTAACGTTGATTGA
- a CDS encoding carbon-nitrogen hydrolase family protein: MNSNIKVALAQIAPVWLDREATLEKILQSLEQAKNENAELVVFGEALLPGYPFWLALTDGAAWNKKVVKELHRHYCLNAVDIEAGDLEVVCAFAKANSIAIYLGIIERPSDRGGHSLYASLVYIDQNGLIQSVHRKLQPTYDERLTWSPGDGNGLVTHHLKGFTVSGLNCWENWMSLPRAAMYAQGTNLHVAAWPGSDYNTKDITRFIAREGRTFVLSVSSLMLKEHFPKGTPHLEELLENAPAVLANGGSCIAGPDGEWIIEPQIGKEELITATLDLNRVFEERQNFDPAGHYSRPDVTQLNVNRKRQSTVKFED; encoded by the coding sequence ATGAATTCGAACATCAAGGTAGCACTAGCTCAAATCGCACCCGTATGGCTGGATCGTGAAGCGACTCTTGAAAAGATATTGCAAAGCCTAGAGCAGGCAAAAAATGAAAATGCAGAATTAGTAGTTTTCGGTGAAGCCTTGTTACCTGGTTACCCGTTTTGGTTAGCGCTTACAGATGGTGCTGCTTGGAATAAAAAGGTGGTGAAAGAATTACACCGGCATTATTGCTTAAATGCCGTGGACATAGAAGCAGGAGATCTTGAGGTGGTTTGCGCTTTCGCGAAAGCGAACTCCATAGCCATCTATCTAGGAATCATAGAGCGCCCCAGCGATCGAGGTGGTCATAGCTTGTACGCCAGCCTGGTTTACATTGACCAAAATGGCTTGATTCAAAGTGTGCATCGCAAACTACAACCTACTTATGATGAACGACTTACTTGGTCACCAGGCGATGGAAACGGATTAGTAACTCATCACCTTAAAGGCTTTACAGTAAGTGGTCTCAATTGCTGGGAAAACTGGATGTCGTTACCTAGAGCTGCTATGTATGCTCAAGGTACTAATTTGCATGTGGCAGCCTGGCCAGGTAGCGATTACAATACTAAAGATATTACCAGATTCATAGCTAGAGAAGGACGCACCTTTGTTTTGTCTGTTTCTAGCCTTATGTTGAAAGAGCATTTCCCAAAAGGCACACCACATTTAGAAGAACTGCTAGAAAATGCACCTGCAGTTTTAGCAAATGGTGGCAGTTGTATAGCTGGCCCAGATGGCGAGTGGATTATCGAGCCGCAAATAGGGAAAGAAGAGCTGATCACCGCAACTTTAGATTTAAATAGAGTATTTGAAGAACGTCAGAATTTTGATCCAGCTGGACATTATTCCAGGCCTGATGTGACTCAATTAAACGTCAACAGAAAGCGACAGTCGACTGTTAAATTTGAAGATTAG
- a CDS encoding geranylgeranylglycerol-phosphate geranylgeranyltransferase, with amino-acid sequence MPATTTMNGNKSKLKPLAIKVLSLFSSVRLYNVALVALAQILAVIFIIAPSRSVREIVTDYKLWLIIVASAAAIAGGYIINNFYDREKDLINRPQKTLLENQVKRSTLWSVYFLLNGIAFGFGLIISWRAGLFYAVYITTMWFYSHKLKKVLFIGNLIAAALAIMPFFVLFMYYKNFYLVVLVHGLFLFLIIGMRELIKDLENLRGDLAHNYHTVPVVLGEKTTKKFYTVLTVVTILPVAALILFFETGYMNYYFAFITGALLVCLPLLWSSRRKREYLLIHFILKIIIVLGVFSILLIDLPGILERLNTIL; translated from the coding sequence ATGCCTGCAACTACCACTATGAACGGTAACAAAAGTAAACTCAAGCCACTTGCTATCAAGGTATTGAGTTTGTTCTCTAGTGTACGTTTGTATAACGTAGCCTTAGTGGCACTCGCACAGATTCTAGCCGTTATTTTTATTATTGCTCCCAGCCGTTCCGTACGTGAGATTGTTACAGATTATAAGTTATGGTTAATCATTGTCGCATCTGCCGCTGCGATTGCAGGTGGATATATTATTAATAATTTTTACGATAGAGAAAAAGACCTCATCAACAGGCCCCAAAAAACCTTGTTAGAAAATCAGGTGAAGCGCTCCACCTTATGGTCGGTCTATTTTTTGCTTAATGGGATTGCCTTTGGTTTTGGATTGATAATTTCTTGGCGCGCAGGATTATTCTATGCCGTTTACATTACCACCATGTGGTTCTATTCCCATAAACTTAAAAAGGTCTTGTTTATCGGGAATTTGATTGCCGCTGCACTAGCCATCATGCCGTTCTTTGTACTGTTTATGTACTATAAAAATTTCTATCTAGTTGTCCTGGTTCATGGGTTGTTCCTATTTTTAATCATAGGTATGAGAGAACTGATCAAGGATTTAGAGAATTTGAGAGGGGATCTAGCCCATAACTATCATACAGTGCCAGTGGTACTGGGCGAGAAGACTACAAAGAAGTTTTATACGGTATTAACGGTAGTGACCATTTTACCAGTAGCTGCATTGATCCTGTTTTTTGAAACAGGATATATGAATTACTATTTTGCCTTTATCACAGGCGCATTGTTAGTTTGTTTACCACTGCTGTGGTCTTCTCGTAGAAAACGCGAGTATTTATTGATTCATTTTATCCTCAAAATCATTATCGTTTTAGGTGTATTTTCTATTCTACTCATCGATTTGCCAGGAATTTTAGAACGTTTAAATACCATACTATAA